GGCCGTGAACGGCCCGACCATCGTCACCAAGGTCCTCATCCCGGCCGTCGCCGCGCCGCTCGTCGCCGGCCTCGCCGCGATGGCCGCCACCAAGCTGACGTACAGGATCAAGGCCAACCCCGAGGCGAAGGCCACGGCCAAGGGCTACCGGGCCGGCCAGATCGCCTCCGCCGGTCTCGTCTCCCTCGCCCACGGCACCAACGACGCCCAGAAGACGATGGGCATCATCACCCTCGCCCTGGTCACCCAGGGTGTCGTCGCCCCCGGCTCGAACCCTCCGCTGTGGGTCATCGTCTCCGCCGGTGTCGCCATCGCCCTCGGTACGTACCTCGGTGGCTGGCGCATCATCCGCACCATGGGCAAGGGCCTCACCGACCTCCAGCCGCAGCAGGGCTTCGCCGCCCAGACCAGCGCCGCGACGGTCATCCTCGCCTCCTCCCACCTGGGCTTCTCGCTCTCCACCACCCAGTCCTGCTCGGGTGCCGTGATGGGTGCCGGTCTCGGCCGCAAGGGCGGCGTCGTCCGCTGGTCGACCGCCACCCGGATGTTCGTCGCCTGGGGTCTGACCCTGCCCGCCGCGGCCGTGGTCGGTGCCGGTGCCGAGTTCCTCACCAAGCAGGGCCCCTGGGGCATCGCCGCCGTCGCGGTCCTGCTGATCGCCGGCTCGGGCGTCATCTGGTCGCTCTCCCGCCGCAAGCCGGTCGACCACCACAACGTCACCGCCGACGACCTCGACGCCGAGCCCGCGGGCGTCGTGACCACGGCCATGGCGGCCGTCACCCCGCCGCCGGCCGCCGGTTCCTTCGCCGCCGTCACGGACGAAGACCTCAAGGCCACCATCCCCGCGCCGGCCCCCACCGACCCGACCGCTCCCCCGGCCCCCGCCGCCACGGTCTAAGGAACCAACGACATGAAGATCGACTGGGCAGCTCTCGGCTCCGTCTTCGGAGTCAGCCTCGTGGCGACCGTCGCCCTCGTGGGCCTCTTCTCCCTCGGCATCGTCGGCCTCACCAAGCAGGAGGAGGCCGCCGCCCGCGGCGGCTCCGCGGTCCTGGCCCGTACCTCCGCCTACGCCTGCTTCGCCCTGTGCGCGGCGGCCGTCGCGTACGGCATCTACCTGATCGTCGCCTGACGGTCCGAGCCCGGCCGGCGGGGCGGTCCGCACCTTCGGGTGCGGGCCGCCCCGCCGTCGTGTTTGTGGTGCTTCGCACAGTGACCCGATGCAGGTCAAGGGTGAGTTGACGGCTGTTCTCGGGCCGTGGTGGACTGCCGAGGCCATTACGGCGGCAGCAGAGGAAGTCCGGTGCGAATCCGGCGCGGTCCCGCCACTGTGACCGGATCCGAGGGGTCCGGGAGTCAGGAACTCTCGCCGCCGGTCACGTCGATCCAGGGCGCGGACCCTGAGTGAGGACATGCGCCATGCCCGGCCGCAGCAGTGCCAGCCGTCTTTCCCCGAACGGATTCGCGTACGGAGCGGCCGCGGGTCTCGCCCTCGACCTGCTCGTCGGCGATCCCCGCCGCGGACATCCCGTCGCCGCGTTCGGCCGGGCGGCCGCCGCGGTCGAGAACCGCCTCCACCACGACCACCGCGGCTGGGGCGCCCTGCACACCGCCGTCTGCGCCGGCTCCGCCGTCGCCGTCGGAGCGCTCGCCGCCCGGGCCGTACGGAACCGGCCGGCCGCCGCCGTCGCCCTGACCGCCGCCTCCGTGTGGGCCGTCGTCGGCGGTACGACCCTGGGGCGGGAGGCCCGCGCGATCGGCGGCGCGCTCGCCGCCGGGGACCTGGACGTGGCCCGGGAGCGGCTGCCGCATCTCTGCGGGCGCGACCCGCAGTCCCTGGACGGGCCCGCGATGGCCCGCGCGGTCGTCGAATCGGTCGCCGAGAACACCTCCGACGCCGTGGTCGGCGCCCTCTTCTGGGGCGCGGTCGCGGGCGTGCCCGGCCTCCTCGGCTTCCGGGCCGTCAACACCCTCGACGCGATGGTCGGCCACAGGTCGCCGCGCCACCGCCGCTTCGGCTGGGCCTCGGCCCGGCTCGACGACGTGGCCGGCTGGCCCGGGGCCCGGCTGACGGCCGTCCTCGCGACCGTCGCCGGCGGAGACCCGCGCGGTGCGCTGCGGGCCTGGCGGTCCGACGCGGCGCAGCACCCCAGCCCCAACGCGGGCCCCGTCGAGGCCTCCTTCGCGGGCGCCCTCGGCGTCCGCCTCGGGGGCACCCTGTCGTACGGCGGCCGCGTCGAGTACCGGCCGGTGCTCAACGGTGAGGGGCGGGCCGTCGAGGTGACCGACATCGACCGGGCCGTACGCCTGTCGCGCCGGGTCACCGGACTCACTCTGGCCGCCTGTGCGGGCGGCCGGATCATCATCGGCGCCCTGGCCGCGTCGACCCGGAAGCGGAGGAACGCATGAGGGGTGGGGGACTGCTCGTCGCCGGGACCACGTCCGACGCCGGCAAGAGCGTCGTGACGGCCGGCATCTGCCGCTGGCTGGTCCGCAAGGGGCTGAAGGTGGCGCCGTTCAAGGGGCAGAACATGTCCCTCAACTCCTTCGTCACGCGGGAGGGCGCCGAGATCGGGCGCGCCCAGGCCATGCAGGCGCAGGCCGCGCGGGTGGAGCCCACCGCGCTGATGAACCCGGTCCTGCTCAAGCCCGGCAGCGACCGGTCCAGCCAGGTCGTCCTGATGGGCAAGCCGGTCGGTGAGCTGAGCGCCCGCGGGTTCTTCGGCGGGCCCGGGGGGTCGTCCCCCGGGAAAGCGCTGCACGGGGGCCGGCAGCAGGAGCTCTTCGAGCCGGTCCTCGCCTGCCTGGAGGAGCTGCGGAGCACGTACGACGCGGTGATCTGCGAGGGCGCGGGCAGCCCGGCCGAGATCAACCTGCGGCGCACCGACATCGTCAACATGGGCATCGCGCGGGCCGCGCGGCTGCCCGTCGTGGTCGTCGGCGACATCGACCGGGGCGGGGTCTTCGCCCAGTTCTTCGGTACGACGGCGCTGCTCGCGCCCGAGGACCAGGAACTGATCGCGGGCTACCTCGTGAACAAGTTCCGCGGTGACGTCGCCCTGCTCGAACCGGGCCTGGACATGCTGCAGGGACTCACCGGGCGGCGGACCTTCGGCGTCCTGCCGTACGCCCACGGGCTCGGCATCGACGAGGAGGACGGCCTGCGGGTCTCGCTGCGGGGTGCGGTGCGCGAGTCCGTCGTCGCGCCGCCGGTCGGCGAGGACGTGCTGCGGGTCGCGGTCTGCGCGGTGCCGCTGATGTCCAACTTCACCGACGTGGACGCGCTGGCCGCCGAGCCGGGTGTCGTCGTGCGGTTCGTCGACCGGGCCGAGGAGCTCGTCGACGCGGATCTGGTCGTGGTGCCCGGCACGCGCGGGACGGTCAAGGCGCTCGCCTGGCTGCGGGAGCGCGGCCTCGCCGACGCGCTGGCGCGGCGGGCCGCCGAGGGCCGTCCGGTGCTCGGCGTCTGCGGCGGCTTCCAGGTCCTCGGCGAGCACATCGAGGACGAGGTGGAGTCCCGGGCGGGAGCCGTCGACGGGCTCGGACTGCTGCCTGTACGGGTGCGGTTCGCGCGCGAGAAGACGCTCGCCCGGCCGGTGGGCTCGGCGCTCGGGGAACGGGTCGAGGGGTACGAGATCCACCACGGCGTCGCAGAGGTGCGCGGCGGGGAACCGTTCCTCGACGGGTGCCGGGTGGGGTCCGTGTGGGGTACGCACTGGCACGGCTCCCTGGAGAGCGACGGGTTCCGGCGGGCCTTCCTGCGGGAGGTCGCGTCGGCGGCCGGGCGCCGGTTCGTGCCGGCGCCGGACACGTCGTTCGGGACGCTGCGGGAGGAACAGCTGGACCGGCTGGGGGATCTGATCGAGGAGCACGCGGACACCGACGCGTTGCTCCGGTTGATCGAGGAGGGAGCTCCTTCGGGGCTGCCGTTCGTGCCGCCCGGTGCGCCGTGAGCGCGGGGCGGCTCGCCGAGAGGTCCGCGGACGCCCCCCGTGGGGCGTTCCACGCCGTCGACGGCCCCGGGCCGTCGTTCGAACATTCGCGATCTGAAGGAGTGACCGGCCGATGAGTACCCGCTATCCGTTCACCGCCGTCGTCGGCATGGACGACCTGCGTCTCGCGCTGCTGCTCAACGCCGTCAGCCCGGCCGTCGGCGGTGTGCTCGTACGGGGCGAGAAGGGCACCGCCAAGTCCACCGCCGTGCGCGCGCTCGCCGAACTGCTGCCCACCGTGCCCGTGGTCGCCGGCTGCCGGTTCAGCTGTGACCCGGCCTCGCCGGACCTCGGCTGCCCCGACGGCCCGCACGGGACGGCGCCGGGCACCGAGCGGCCCGCGCGGATGGTCGAACTGCCCGTCGGCGCCTCCGAGGACCGGCTCGTCGGCTCGCTCGACATCGAGAGGGCGCTCAGCGAGGGCGTCAAGGCCTTCGAGCCCGGGCTCCTCGCCTCCGCCCACCGCGGGATCCTCTACGTCGACGAGGTCAACCTGCTCAGCGACCACCTCATCGACCATCTGCTGGACGCCGCCGCCATGGGGTCCTCCTACGTCGAGCGCGAGGGCGTCTCCGTGCGGCACGCCGCCCGCTTCCTGCTCGTCGGAACCATGAACCCCGAGGAGGGCGAGCTGCGGCCCCAGCTCCTCGACCGGTTCGGACTGACCGTCGAGGTCGCCGCCTCGCGCGACCCGCAGCAGCGCGTCGAGGTCGTCCGGCGGCGGCTCGCCTTCGAGGACGACCCCGCCGCCTTCGCCGACCGCTGGGCGGCGGACGAGACCGCGCTGCGCGAACGGATCGTCGCGGCGCGGGCGTCGCTGCCCCAGGTGACGCTCGGCGACGACGTGCTGCTCCAGATCGCCGCCACCTGTGCCGCCTTCGAGGTCGACGGCATGCGCGCCGACATCGTCATGGCCCGCACCGCGACCGCGCTCGCCGCCTGGGCCGGCCGCACCGAGGTCACCTCCGAGGACGTGCGGCAGGCCGCCCTCCTCGCCCTCCCGCACCGGCGGCGCCGCTCCCCCTTCGACGCTCCCGGCCTCGACGAGGACAAGCTCGACGAGACCCTGGAGGAGTTCAAGGGCCAGGACCAGGAGCCGGACGAGGACCCCGAGCCCGACGGCCCCGGTGACGGCGGTCCGGGGGACGGCGGCCCCGGCGGGGGCGTTCCGCCGCAGGGCGACGGGCCCGCCGCCGAGAACTCCCCCGTTCCCGAGGAGACCTCCCCGCCCGCACCGTCGTCCTCCCCCGAACCGGCCCCCCAGGGCGCCGCCTCCGGTGAGCGCGCCGCCGTCGCCGCCTCCGAGCCCTTCCGTACGAAGGTGCTCAGCGTCCCCGGTCTGGGCGAGGGCGCGGCCGGGCGCCGCTCCCGGGCCCGTACCGAGCACGGCCGTACCACCGGATCCGTACGTCCCCGGGGCGCGCTGACCAAGCTGCACCTGGCCGCCACCGTGCAGGCCGCCGCCCCGTACCAGAAGGCCCGCGGGCGGACCGGCCCCGGACTCGTGGTCCGCCGGGACGACCTGCGGCAGGCGACCCGGGAGGGGCGCGAGGGGAACCTGGTGCTGTTCGCCGTCGACGCGTCCGGTTCGATGGCGGCCCGGCGGCGGATGAGCGCCGTCAAGGGCGCGGTCCTCTCCCTGCTGCTCGACGCCTACCAGCGGCGGGACAAGGTCGGCCTCATCACGTTCCGGGGCCGTGACGCCGAGGTGGCGCTGCCGCCCACCTCGTCCGTCGACGCGGCCGCCGCCCGGCTGGAGAAGCTGCCCACCGGTGGCCGCACCCCGCTGTCCGCCGGTCTGCTCAAGGCCCATGACGTGCTGCGCGTCGAGCGGCTGCGGGACCCCTCGCGCCGCCCGCTGCTCGTCGTCGTCACCGACGGACGGGCGACCGGCGGCGGCGCCGACCCGGTGGCGCTCGCCGCCCGCGCGGCGCGGCTGCACGCCGCCGACGGCACGGCTTCCGTCGTCGTCGACTGCGAGACCGGACCGGTGCGGCTCGGGCTCGCCCGGGAGCTCGCCCGTGAACTCGGCGGCACCGCCGTCACCCTGGACGAGCTGCGCGCCGACTCGATCGCCGGCCTCGTCCGGGACGTACAGGGACACCGGAAGACCACTGCCAGGAGGGCCGCTTAATGCCGCAGGGACAGCCGACCGTCGTTCCCGACGACGGTCTCACCACCCGTCAGCGCCGCAACCGCGCGCTGGTGATGGTGCACACGGGCGTCGGCAAGGGGAAGTCGACCGCCGCGTTCGGCATGGCGCTGCGCGCCTGGAACCAGGGCTGGCCCATCGGGGTGTTCCAGTTCGTGAAGTCCGCCAAGTGGAAGGTCGGCGAGGAGAACGCCCTCAAGGCGCTCGGCGAGACGGGCAAGGGCGGCACCGTCACCTGGAACAAGATGGGTGAGGGCTGGTCCTGGATCCAGCGCGAGGTCGCCGAGGGCGAGCAGTCCCACGAGGACAAGGCACGCGAGGGCTGGGAGCAGGTCAAGCGGGACCTGGCGGAGGAGCGGTA
This sequence is a window from Streptomyces sp. NBC_00691. Protein-coding genes within it:
- a CDS encoding putative cobaltochelatase, translating into MSTRYPFTAVVGMDDLRLALLLNAVSPAVGGVLVRGEKGTAKSTAVRALAELLPTVPVVAGCRFSCDPASPDLGCPDGPHGTAPGTERPARMVELPVGASEDRLVGSLDIERALSEGVKAFEPGLLASAHRGILYVDEVNLLSDHLIDHLLDAAAMGSSYVEREGVSVRHAARFLLVGTMNPEEGELRPQLLDRFGLTVEVAASRDPQQRVEVVRRRLAFEDDPAAFADRWAADETALRERIVAARASLPQVTLGDDVLLQIAATCAAFEVDGMRADIVMARTATALAAWAGRTEVTSEDVRQAALLALPHRRRRSPFDAPGLDEDKLDETLEEFKGQDQEPDEDPEPDGPGDGGPGDGGPGGGVPPQGDGPAAENSPVPEETSPPAPSSSPEPAPQGAASGERAAVAASEPFRTKVLSVPGLGEGAAGRRSRARTEHGRTTGSVRPRGALTKLHLAATVQAAAPYQKARGRTGPGLVVRRDDLRQATREGREGNLVLFAVDASGSMAARRRMSAVKGAVLSLLLDAYQRRDKVGLITFRGRDAEVALPPTSSVDAAAARLEKLPTGGRTPLSAGLLKAHDVLRVERLRDPSRRPLLVVVTDGRATGGGADPVALAARAARLHAADGTASVVVDCETGPVRLGLARELARELGGTAVTLDELRADSIAGLVRDVQGHRKTTARRAA
- a CDS encoding cobyric acid synthase — protein: MRGGGLLVAGTTSDAGKSVVTAGICRWLVRKGLKVAPFKGQNMSLNSFVTREGAEIGRAQAMQAQAARVEPTALMNPVLLKPGSDRSSQVVLMGKPVGELSARGFFGGPGGSSPGKALHGGRQQELFEPVLACLEELRSTYDAVICEGAGSPAEINLRRTDIVNMGIARAARLPVVVVGDIDRGGVFAQFFGTTALLAPEDQELIAGYLVNKFRGDVALLEPGLDMLQGLTGRRTFGVLPYAHGLGIDEEDGLRVSLRGAVRESVVAPPVGEDVLRVAVCAVPLMSNFTDVDALAAEPGVVVRFVDRAEELVDADLVVVPGTRGTVKALAWLRERGLADALARRAAEGRPVLGVCGGFQVLGEHIEDEVESRAGAVDGLGLLPVRVRFAREKTLARPVGSALGERVEGYEIHHGVAEVRGGEPFLDGCRVGSVWGTHWHGSLESDGFRRAFLREVASAAGRRFVPAPDTSFGTLREEQLDRLGDLIEEHADTDALLRLIEEGAPSGLPFVPPGAP
- a CDS encoding inorganic phosphate transporter, encoding MEHITLLLAIVVVTALVFDFTNGFHDTANAMATTISTGALKPKTAVAMSAALNLVGAFLSVEVAKTISGGIINEEGIRTEVIFAALVGAILWNLLTWLLGLPSSSSHALFGGLIGAAVMSAGWSAVNGPTIVTKVLIPAVAAPLVAGLAAMAATKLTYRIKANPEAKATAKGYRAGQIASAGLVSLAHGTNDAQKTMGIITLALVTQGVVAPGSNPPLWVIVSAGVAIALGTYLGGWRIIRTMGKGLTDLQPQQGFAAQTSAATVILASSHLGFSLSTTQSCSGAVMGAGLGRKGGVVRWSTATRMFVAWGLTLPAAAVVGAGAEFLTKQGPWGIAAVAVLLIAGSGVIWSLSRRKPVDHHNVTADDLDAEPAGVVTTAMAAVTPPPAAGSFAAVTDEDLKATIPAPAPTDPTAPPAPAATV
- the cobO gene encoding cob(I)yrinic acid a,c-diamide adenosyltransferase, with product MPQGQPTVVPDDGLTTRQRRNRALVMVHTGVGKGKSTAAFGMALRAWNQGWPIGVFQFVKSAKWKVGEENALKALGETGKGGTVTWNKMGEGWSWIQREVAEGEQSHEDKAREGWEQVKRDLAEERYTFYVLDEFAYLLHWGWIDVKEVVEVLRDRPGHQHVVITGRNAPQELVDFADLVTDMSKVKHPMDAGQKGQRGIEW
- a CDS encoding cobalamin biosynthesis protein, producing the protein MPGRSSASRLSPNGFAYGAAAGLALDLLVGDPRRGHPVAAFGRAAAAVENRLHHDHRGWGALHTAVCAGSAVAVGALAARAVRNRPAAAVALTAASVWAVVGGTTLGREARAIGGALAAGDLDVARERLPHLCGRDPQSLDGPAMARAVVESVAENTSDAVVGALFWGAVAGVPGLLGFRAVNTLDAMVGHRSPRHRRFGWASARLDDVAGWPGARLTAVLATVAGGDPRGALRAWRSDAAQHPSPNAGPVEASFAGALGVRLGGTLSYGGRVEYRPVLNGEGRAVEVTDIDRAVRLSRRVTGLTLAACAGGRIIIGALAASTRKRRNA